The genomic stretch AATACGTTTCTATCTCCTACTACTCTCCCAATTACTTCCCCAAGTTTATAATGAATTTCTGTGGGTAAATCAGTTATCGAAATTGTAACAACTTTTACACCTTCTGGATACATATACATTAACGGTATCCATGCTCCATGATCTAATCCCCATTTATTATCTTGTTTTATTGGTAATCCTTCTTTTTGTCCTTCCTCTAAAATTCTATTAGCTAAATCGACATCATTATCAGCTGAATAGCAGAATTTATATAACTCATCTGGAAAACCGTAATAGTCTTGAATGCACTCAAGTCTTGGCTGAGTCTCTACTAGAAATACTCCAGACCAGCTGAAGAAGTGCGGGCTAATTACTATTATACTATCAAATTTTCCAAGTCTCTTCCCCCACTCTCTAAGTAGGTCTTTCCAAGGGTCTTTTTCCACCAGAATCATTGGAGAGCCATGAGATACAAATATTCCTTTCATTAAGCTATATTCTACATTTTCTTCCATTTATAAATTAAGTTTCCAGCAGGAAATTTATTATTAGGAGTCAGCTTCTATTTCAAGTCCATCTTTACAAAAAAATAAAAAAATTAATTTTTTTATTTATTAAATTTTTAAAAAAGTGTTAAGAGTATTTATTAACGTAAAATTATAAAAATCTCTGATTTCAATTTACTAGTGATGAAAGGAGAAAAGATGATTATACTTAGAGGGCTAATTCCAGTTTTTATAGCTTATATAATTTATAAAAGAGGAAAAAAAGCCTATGCTAATGAAATTAAAGTTGATATAGAGAAATTATTAAAGAAACCTGTACCACGGAGCCTAATTTATGGTACATTACAGAGAATGGAAAGATATGGCATAATTGATAAATGTGAGGAAGAAAAGAGAAAAGCTTATAAGTTAAATGATAAAGGAGTCGTTTTTTTGATAAAGCATGTAGAAATTCTCAGATATTTGTCACCAGTTATAACTACAATTATAGAAGATATGGACAAAGAGTTATTAGACAAAGGAAGTTAATTCTTTGAAGATATAAGCACTAGGTCTTGCTTTTAAGTCGAGTGTGTAAATCCCGAACTTCATTTGATAGCCGAAGTTCCATTCAAAATTATCAATTAAACTCCAGTATAGATAAGCTTCAACATTAACTTTACTTTCCTTTATAGCTTTCATGTGGGATATTAAGAAAGCTGGTCTAAGGAAATCTTTGGAATCAGCAATACCATTCTCAGTTACTATAATTGGTTTATCGAATTTATTCACGTCTTGTAAGACATATTTTAGCCCCTCTGGGTAAACTTCCCAACCATAATCGGAACAAGGATTATTATCAAATGAAAAAGAATTTGGTTTACAAAACATACCGTAACCATCTATTGGTTGTCCTTTCTCATTAACAACTAACCTTGTATAATAATTGACACCAATCCAATCGAAGTTTATGTCTTTCAAAATTGTGAAAAGTTCTTCTTTCACTTTCTCGTTACCCTGAATATAGGGAAAATTGAAAATGATTCCTACTTTCTCTCTATGGAATAAGTTATAAACCTCTTCATGTGCAGTTAAGACATTTCTCAAAGCTTTTTGATATGCTCTTTTACTCGTTATTCCAGGTGGAAAAATTCCCGATAAGTAACCAAAAAGTATCATAATATTAGGCTCATTAAATGTGCACCATAGATCTACGTATTCGGAAAAATTATCTTTCACAAATGACGAAAAATGTAAGAAGTGATTAATCGTGTCTTCTGAATACCAACCTAAAGGTCCTTCAGTTAAGAGAGAATCTCTAGCGACAATTGGATCATGAACCCACTTAGGAAGATCGAAGTGATTAAGACATAATATAACCTTAAACCCTCTATCTTTCAAGTCCTTTAGTAGTTTTTTGTATGTACTAACAGCTTCTTCTGATCTTTTATCTTTTTGTTTAAATATTCTTCCCCAACTTAAATTCAGTCTCCAGAACGATGCATTAAGCTTTGAAGCTATTTCGTGGACCTGAGAAAACTTGGAGAGATAGAAATTGTTAACTGGTAATTCTCCGATTACTCGTTTATTAGCAATGTTAATCTCATCTGTTAACCACAAATACCAATCCGAATTCTCATTTAATTCTTCATACTGGAATGCTGAAATCGAGAAACCTAATTTCATTTTTCATTCACTATCCTTTCTAAAGCATGAATAGTACCGCTCCTAAAATGTTCTTCAGTCCATTTTTCTCTAAATCTAAATAGTAAAGAAAGTTCTACATTCCAATTAGAACAGATTTTTTTATCCTTTATTTTGATTTCATGACTTCCTTTCACCGGACCAGATAAGTAACTTATTGTTATTTTTCTTGAATTATCATCAACTTCAATTCTAACTTTTCCTTTTGCTGGAAAAGCAAATCTTATTTCTCCTTCATAAACATTCTTACTAACTTCTCTTATGTTCAATTCTCTTGTTCCTTTCCAGTAGTTAGGAATCTTATGCGGATCTTTAACAATTTCCCAGATCTTATCTTCATCTTCAACATCTTTACATATAGTAAATCTAATCATTTTTTATAAACACCAAACCATATTGATATTCACTAGGTTTAAACTTATTTACAAGCTTAAAACCCTTAAAATATTCTATGTATTCCTCCTCACTCATCCTTACCCATTCTGGAGGACCAAAAGAGGTTCTCTTTTTCTCCCAATCGATAATTATTACCTTTCCACCTTTTTTCAATATTCTTTTTACCTCATTAACTACCTCTATCTTGTTATCCATATCATGAAAAGAATTTGCAAACAAAACTACATCTACACTGTGAGAAGGTATTGAAGTTCTTGAAGCATTTTCACATAAAAATATTGCTGAGGGTGCTCTCTTTTTAGCTTCCTGTAATGCTGGACAAAAAGCATCTACACAATAAAGTTTTGATGCATAATCCTTAAGGTATTTACAGTAGAAACCAGTACCGCAACCTAGTTCAGCAATTACTTCTCCTCCTTTTAACAAAGAATTTAAAAATGTTTCTGGATTTTCAAAGTTTTTTCTAAAATCATCCGTGAATCCATGGCCATGCATGTATATACTATTACTTAGAAAGATATATTATGCACTGTTTATCTTTTCTTCCAAAATCTTTTTCATTAGTCTTGCATTTTCAAGCATCCAGTGATCATTATTAAAGAAGACGTAAATTTCCTTAGGTTTTAAACTTATTATTCTATCAGACAATTCCTCAAGTTCTTTTTCCGAATATTCATACATATACCATTCTTCTCTACCATGAAGTCTTAAATACACCACACCAGAGTTGTTTACGATATAAGTTCCTATCGGAGAATCTATAGAAACTATAGTAGCTTTTGTTAGATTGGGTAGATTTTCATACCACTTCGTATCTCTAAACTCTACTGCCATTTTATCTCCAACAATTTTTTCAAACTCTATTACTCTCTTTAAATTCTCTTCATTATACTTAAACGTTGGAGGCATTTGAAATAAGTAAAAACGAGGGGAAATTTTATCCATAAGTTTCCTAAATTTTTCCCAGCTTTCAATATCCTTTAATCTTTTCACATGTGTGATGTATCTATTTACCTTTATACTCCAAACTATTTTGTACTTACTCCATCCTTTAACTTGATTTTCAAATGGAAAACGATAAAAACTCATATTAAGTTCTATTGCATTCAAACCAGAATATTTTACATACCACTCTAAGTTTCCACCTTCATTCCAATCATACATCCATCCGGAAGTACCTACGAAAATCATTTTAAGATCTCTCTAAGTTTCTTTACAAGTCTTTTTAACTGTTCTTCCCTATACTCAAATTCTTTTTCACCTTGAGGTCTTGGGTGGAATTCTCCATGTAATCTTTCTGCATTAGTAAACATTATAACTACTTCCCCATCATTATATTTGAATGCTAGATAATCAACTAGTGAGAAATAATCTTGATAATTCTGTATATCGAACCCTAATCTTAATGCTACTGCCTTCATTAAGTAAGATAATCCTCTCCAATACATTTCTCCAGCATTAACAAAATCCCCCTTATTTTTTAAATCATCACCAACCTCTAAGTACTCTTCAGATATCTTAGCCATGTAATTAATTCTCTCCTTTATATCCATATTATTGAGAATAAGTTCTACTACAATATCGGAGGGAGTAAGCCTTCTAGTAATTCCTTGATTTTCCAAATACTCATAAAGTTTATCGGGAATTACTATTTCTTTCATCATTATTTAATATCTCTTTAAGTTTATTATATACTTCACTAGCTGTGGGTCTATTTTCAGGGTTTACAAGATCTTTAATTAAATCTTTTACCCGTTGATCTACATCTTGAATTTCGAGCTTCATATAGTACTCCTTATATACTTCTTTTGCCTTCTGCAATATGGGTTTAGGATCTCCACCATTTGAATAAATTATAGAAGCTTCATTAAACAATTTAATCAGTTCTGGTGGATTAAAATCCTTCCTTGTTAGCATTTTATATATAGTGGCTCCTAACGAGTAAATATCCATTGATGGATCAGCTCCTTTTCCTTCAATTATTGCCTCTACTTGATCCACCGAACAATATTCTGGTGTATATTGAGACAATTTTTCGCCTATTTTTCTCGCAGATCCTAAATCACTAACTTTTATTTTAATTTTTTTCTGTGTTAAATTATCTAAGACTTCTTTACCTGTTTTTCCCGGCAAAAATGAGAAGAGTATATTTGACGGCTTAATATCTAAATGAACAAACCCAGCCTTATGAATATCTTCTAAGGCTTTCGCTACTTCTGAAGCCGTTAGTAAAACAATTTTCTCCCACTCATCAGAGTAGTATACGTTGTCATTTTGTATTAATTCCTTTACGCTCTTCCCTTCCATAAATTCCATGACCAAAATCGGTGGTTCATTTAAATAAGCTAAAACATCCCCGTCTTTAATTCTCTTTATTGCAGAAACATCAATAATAGCATCAATGAATCTCACAATGTTATCAGAATTTAATGAAAGTTCTCTCAGCTGTGAGTACTCGTTTATAAAATCATAGTAACTCTCCACTACATTAGATGGCGGTATTAATATGGGAATTTTTATAGCATACTTCTTGTTATCCTTTTCACCAACAAGAACGTATGCAGAACCTCCTTTACCCAGATAATCTATAATTCTATAACCATGAATTTCCCTATCAAGCCAAATTTTTGGATCCCAATTATATTTTAATGATTCCATTCTGAGAACTTCTATTTCTTCCATCAATTTCATTAGTTTAGGTGATGGGGAAACACTTAGTGCTAGTCTTCCAATTCTTTCAGCTAATTCAATATCTTTCTCCTTTGCTATACTAAGAAATGATATTATATCTCTTGAAGGTATTTTTTTAAGCTTCTCATAACAATCGGCAATCTTACGTAAATCACAAAGGGAGTAATTAATCTTATATGGTATAATTTCCGAGATTTTAACAAGGGCGTCGCAATTTCCTTTATCCACTATTTTTTGACAAAATGAATTTATATCTCCCCTATAGAAAGATAATAAGTTCCTTATTTGTTTTTCATCGACTTGATTCTCTAAAATAAATTTTTCTATCTCACTATCTGATAATAAAGATGAAGACACGATTGCTGATGAGGAGGAGTACATCAACGAAAAAGGCGGATTAAAATATAGAAAGAGAACTGAAATACAGAGAGATATCACAATTACTAGCGTGGTTATTATGCTGTATAAAGATTCTCTTTTCAAGTAAGAAAGCAATATAACAATAATATCGGCTGGGAGCATAAATTTAGACATACTTGCCATTTCATTAAGTACGGAGAATGAAACATCTACTTTTATTAGAGAAATTGAGTACAAGAAAAAGATTTGAACTAAGAAGAAAGGTATTGCAATGGTGAATATTAAACTAGGGACGATCTTCTTTTTAATTATAAGTAAAATAGAACCCAAAACTACAAATGAGAAAAAGTATAATGAAAAGGAATGAAGTAAAAAATAGAAAATTAAGGAAAATGGAAATGGAACAAATCTTAGAAAATCAATTTTAATTGAGAGAATAGAAAGTAAAGTTATCACTAAAGCGAAAACTAAGAGTTGTATACTTATCTCTTTCATAAAGAATAATGGCAATATCACACTTCCTACAATTAGTGATAAACCTAGAATAAATGGAGAAGAAGAAATAGAAGTTGTGACTGCAAAAGATAATAAGGGAAGAAATTGTGATTCTATCCCGTTTTCTAGTATGAAATACGATATTACAGCTAAATTGCCTAAGGACAATAATCTGTTAAGCTTATAGTAATCCACATATAAAATAAATTTGATTTTTTATTTAAAGCTTATCAAGTCTTCAGATACTTATCAAACCACTCTAATTTTCTCTTTAACCTATCTATCATATTCTTAGGCTTCCCTCTTCTAGCGTGTTCATGACTATCACCTTGGTATCTAACAAGCTCGGTAGGAACATTATTCATTTTTAGCGCAATAAAGAACTGTTCAGCTTGCTCAATAGGACATCTATAATCAATTTCTCCATGAATTAACATTGTAGGAGTTTTTACATTTTTTACATAATATATGGGTGACATCCTCATCAATTTCTCTATTCCATCTTTACTCCATGGGTCCTCAATACCTGCTTCAATCGCATTAAACCAAAAACCTATATCACTAGTACCACACATACTAACTAGATTCGATATACTCCTTTCGCTAATTGCTGCTGAGAAAATATCCGTCTGAGTAACTATCCAGTTAGTCATATAACCGCCGTATGAACCTCCAGTAACACCAAATTTGTCGGTTAAATTAAATCTCTTTTTAACCTCATTGACGAAGTTTAATAATTCTTTCATATCCCTTCCGCCCCAATCGCCAACACAGGCCTTAGCAAATTCTTCTCCATATCCTTGACTACCGCTGGGGTTAGCGTAAATTACATTGTAACCATTACTGGCAAAGAATTGAAACTCTATAAAATATGCATAACCATAAGCCATATGAGGACCTCCGTGAATAAAAAGAATTGTAGGGTTAGATGGATTTGTAATTATTGTCCAACCTTCAATATCTCC from Sulfolobus sp. S-194 encodes the following:
- a CDS encoding class III extradiol ring-cleavage dioxygenase, with product MEENVEYSLMKGIFVSHGSPMILVEKDPWKDLLREWGKRLGKFDSIIVISPHFFSWSGVFLVETQPRLECIQDYYGFPDELYKFCYSADNDVDLANRILEEGQKEGLPIKQDNKWGLDHGAWIPLMYMYPEGVKVVTISITDLPTEIHYKLGEVIGRVVGDRNVLIMGTGSPTHRLELMYLNAKPKQTKFDQILIQKLKDGDFTSLFKLEGTKEWEVASPEGMLRPLFVVLGAVKPKKAEVIGYEVPYGGVSMLAVEFYS
- a CDS encoding PadR family transcriptional regulator, which produces MKGEKMIILRGLIPVFIAYIIYKRGKKAYANEIKVDIEKLLKKPVPRSLIYGTLQRMERYGIIDKCEEEKRKAYKLNDKGVVFLIKHVEILRYLSPVITTIIEDMDKELLDKGS
- a CDS encoding family 1 glycosylhydrolase, which produces MKLGFSISAFQYEELNENSDWYLWLTDEINIANKRVIGELPVNNFYLSKFSQVHEIASKLNASFWRLNLSWGRIFKQKDKRSEEAVSTYKKLLKDLKDRGFKVILCLNHFDLPKWVHDPIVARDSLLTEGPLGWYSEDTINHFLHFSSFVKDNFSEYVDLWCTFNEPNIMILFGYLSGIFPPGITSKRAYQKALRNVLTAHEEVYNLFHREKVGIIFNFPYIQGNEKVKEELFTILKDINFDWIGVNYYTRLVVNEKGQPIDGYGMFCKPNSFSFDNNPCSDYGWEVYPEGLKYVLQDVNKFDKPIIVTENGIADSKDFLRPAFLISHMKAIKESKVNVEAYLYWSLIDNFEWNFGYQMKFGIYTLDLKARPSAYIFKELTSFV
- a CDS encoding SRPBCC family protein; this encodes MIRFTICKDVEDEDKIWEIVKDPHKIPNYWKGTRELNIREVSKNVYEGEIRFAFPAKGKVRIEVDDNSRKITISYLSGPVKGSHEIKIKDKKICSNWNVELSLLFRFREKWTEEHFRSGTIHALERIVNEK
- a CDS encoding class I SAM-dependent methyltransferase; amino-acid sequence: MHGHGFTDDFRKNFENPETFLNSLLKGGEVIAELGCGTGFYCKYLKDYASKLYCVDAFCPALQEAKKRAPSAIFLCENASRTSIPSHSVDVVLFANSFHDMDNKIEVVNEVKRILKKGGKVIIIDWEKKRTSFGPPEWVRMSEEEYIEYFKGFKLVNKFKPSEYQYGLVFIKND
- a CDS encoding DUF72 domain-containing protein, giving the protein MIFVGTSGWMYDWNEGGNLEWYVKYSGLNAIELNMSFYRFPFENQVKGWSKYKIVWSIKVNRYITHVKRLKDIESWEKFRKLMDKISPRFYLFQMPPTFKYNEENLKRVIEFEKIVGDKMAVEFRDTKWYENLPNLTKATIVSIDSPIGTYIVNNSGVVYLRLHGREEWYMYEYSEKELEELSDRIISLKPKEIYVFFNNDHWMLENARLMKKILEEKINSA
- a CDS encoding PaREP1 family protein, with product MKEIVIPDKLYEYLENQGITRRLTPSDIVVELILNNMDIKERINYMAKISEEYLEVGDDLKNKGDFVNAGEMYWRGLSYLMKAVALRLGFDIQNYQDYFSLVDYLAFKYNDGEVVIMFTNAERLHGEFHPRPQGEKEFEYREEQLKRLVKKLREILK
- a CDS encoding protein kinase yields the protein MDYYKLNRLLSLGNLAVISYFILENGIESQFLPLLSFAVTTSISSSPFILGLSLIVGSVILPLFFMKEISIQLLVFALVITLLSILSIKIDFLRFVPFPFSLIFYFLLHSFSLYFFSFVVLGSILLIIKKKIVPSLIFTIAIPFFLVQIFFLYSISLIKVDVSFSVLNEMASMSKFMLPADIIVILLSYLKRESLYSIITTLVIVISLCISVLFLYFNPPFSLMYSSSSAIVSSSLLSDSEIEKFILENQVDEKQIRNLLSFYRGDINSFCQKIVDKGNCDALVKISEIIPYKINYSLCDLRKIADCYEKLKKIPSRDIISFLSIAKEKDIELAERIGRLALSVSPSPKLMKLMEEIEVLRMESLKYNWDPKIWLDREIHGYRIIDYLGKGGSAYVLVGEKDNKKYAIKIPILIPPSNVVESYYDFINEYSQLRELSLNSDNIVRFIDAIIDVSAIKRIKDGDVLAYLNEPPILVMEFMEGKSVKELIQNDNVYYSDEWEKIVLLTASEVAKALEDIHKAGFVHLDIKPSNILFSFLPGKTGKEVLDNLTQKKIKIKVSDLGSARKIGEKLSQYTPEYCSVDQVEAIIEGKGADPSMDIYSLGATIYKMLTRKDFNPPELIKLFNEASIIYSNGGDPKPILQKAKEVYKEYYMKLEIQDVDQRVKDLIKDLVNPENRPTASEVYNKLKEILNNDERNSNSR